A stretch of Pristiophorus japonicus isolate sPriJap1 chromosome 12, sPriJap1.hap1, whole genome shotgun sequence DNA encodes these proteins:
- the LOC139276986 gene encoding dysbindin-like isoform X1 yields MSGQGPASKRTSSEADYTPRLLDTDHTPQMKFRDRQRFFEDVFQPDGDFYLTAAHLQIEHQRPPIGSVSSMEVNVDMLEQVDLMDMSDHEALDVFLNSSMDSCEASMLPDEQFYNREITLKIPNSAETKSRMSSTSSNFTDPNSLESSDGAETPIVQSDEEDVQVDTALLTSSKDTETQP; encoded by the exons CCGAGGCAGACTATACTCCGAGGCTGCTGGACACCGATCACACGCCACAGATGAAGTTCAGAGACAGGCAGCGATTTTTCGAAGATGTATTCCAGCCTGATGGAGATTTCTACCTTACCGCCGCGCACCTGCAAATCGAACACCAGAGGC CACCAATCGGGAGTGTCTCCTCCATGGAAGTGAATGTGGACATGTTGGAGCAGGTGGACCTCATGGACATGTCCGACCACGAGGCGCTCGATGTGTTCCTCAACTCCAGCATGGATAGTTGTGAGGCATCAATGCTGCCAG ACGAGCAGTTTTACAATCGTGAGATCACCCTTAAAATTCCAAATTCTGCAGAAACGAAATCCAGGATGTCATCCACTTCCTCCAATTTCACGGACCCCAATAGCCTGGAGTCGAGTGATGGGGCTGAGACCCCGATTGTCCAGTCTGATGAGGAGGATGTCCAAGTGGACACTGCACTACTCACATCAagcaaagacactgagacacaacctTAA
- the LOC139276986 gene encoding dysbindin-like isoform X2, with protein MKFRDRQRFFEDVFQPDGDFYLTAAHLQIEHQRPPIGSVSSMEVNVDMLEQVDLMDMSDHEALDVFLNSSMDSCEASMLPDEQFYNREITLKIPNSAETKSRMSSTSSNFTDPNSLESSDGAETPIVQSDEEDVQVDTALLTSSKDTETQP; from the exons ATGAAGTTCAGAGACAGGCAGCGATTTTTCGAAGATGTATTCCAGCCTGATGGAGATTTCTACCTTACCGCCGCGCACCTGCAAATCGAACACCAGAGGC CACCAATCGGGAGTGTCTCCTCCATGGAAGTGAATGTGGACATGTTGGAGCAGGTGGACCTCATGGACATGTCCGACCACGAGGCGCTCGATGTGTTCCTCAACTCCAGCATGGATAGTTGTGAGGCATCAATGCTGCCAG ACGAGCAGTTTTACAATCGTGAGATCACCCTTAAAATTCCAAATTCTGCAGAAACGAAATCCAGGATGTCATCCACTTCCTCCAATTTCACGGACCCCAATAGCCTGGAGTCGAGTGATGGGGCTGAGACCCCGATTGTCCAGTCTGATGAGGAGGATGTCCAAGTGGACACTGCACTACTCACATCAagcaaagacactgagacacaacctTAA